From the genome of Ectobacillus sp. JY-23, one region includes:
- the carB gene encoding carbamoyl-phosphate synthase large subunit, translating to MPKRLDINTILVIGSGPIVIGQAAEFDYSGTQACQALKEEGYKVILVNSNPATIMTDTATADKVYIEPLTLEFVSRIIRKERPDAILPTLGGQTGLNMAVELAKSGILQECGTEILGTKLSAIERAEDRDLFRTLMQELNEPIPESVIIHTLEEAYAFVDKIGYPVIVRPAFTLGGTGGGICHDEEELVEIVSSGLKHSPVTQCLLEKSIAGFKEIEYEVMRDSNDNAIVVCNMENIDPVGVHTGDSIVVAPSQTLSDREYQMLRNTSLKIIRALGIEGGCNVQLALDTDSFQYYVIEVNPRVSRSSALASKATGYPIAKLAAKIAVGLTLDEIVNPVTKKTYACFEPALDYVVSKIPRWPFDKFESANRSLGTQMKATGEVMAIGRNLEESLLKAVRSLELGVYHLEMEHLKALDKETMEKRIAKADDERLFVVAEALRQGVTKEEINAWSKMDFFFLQKIENIIRMEQRLAENKGCMETLEAAKKMGFSDRYISQAWDMSELEIYETRKLEQIVPVYKMVDTCAAEFESATPYYYSTYEEENESIVTNRKSVIVLGSGPIRIGQGIEFDYATVHSVWAIKEAGYEAIIINNNPETVSTDFSISDKLYFEPLTIEDVMHIIDLENPEGVIVQFGGQTAINLAAHLEARGVKILGTSLEDLDRAEDRDKFEATLTALGVPQPVGKTATTVEEAVIIADSIGYPVLVRPSYVLGGRAMEIVYHENELLHYMKNAVKVHAEHPVLIDRYMVGKEIEVDAISDGKDVYIPGIMEHIERAGVHSGDSIAVYPTQSLSQTIKNKIVEHTISLAKGLKIVGLLNIQFVVYKDDVYVLEVNPRSSRTVPFLSKITGVPMANLATKVILGATLEGLGYSTGYHPECKEVYVKAPVFSFAKLRSVDTTLGPEMKSTGEVMGKDLTLEKALYKGLVASGINIPTHGSVIVTVADKDKEEAIEIARRFHEIGYNILATDGTAKLLMQNGVPVQIVNKIDSEDYNLLDIIRQGKAQFVINTLTKGKQPARDGFRIRRESVENGVACLTSLDTTKAILRVLESMTFSAVEMKEIPRHEVVYS from the coding sequence CGGCGACAATTATGACAGATACAGCAACGGCGGATAAGGTATATATTGAACCACTTACTTTGGAATTTGTGAGCCGCATCATCCGTAAAGAGCGTCCGGATGCAATCCTTCCAACTTTAGGCGGACAAACAGGTCTAAATATGGCTGTTGAATTAGCAAAATCAGGTATCTTGCAAGAGTGCGGCACAGAAATCTTAGGAACAAAACTTTCAGCCATTGAACGCGCAGAAGATCGTGATTTGTTCCGTACACTTATGCAAGAGTTGAACGAACCGATTCCAGAGAGTGTAATTATCCATACACTAGAAGAAGCGTATGCGTTCGTTGATAAGATCGGATATCCAGTCATCGTTCGCCCAGCTTTTACGTTAGGTGGAACAGGCGGAGGTATTTGCCACGATGAAGAAGAGTTGGTGGAAATCGTCTCAAGCGGCTTGAAGCATAGCCCTGTGACGCAGTGCTTGCTTGAGAAAAGTATCGCGGGCTTTAAGGAAATTGAATATGAAGTAATGCGAGATAGCAATGATAACGCAATTGTTGTATGTAATATGGAAAACATCGATCCAGTGGGTGTGCATACAGGAGACTCCATTGTTGTGGCGCCAAGTCAAACATTGAGCGACCGTGAGTATCAAATGCTACGTAATACATCATTAAAAATTATCCGTGCGCTAGGAATTGAAGGCGGCTGTAACGTACAGTTGGCGCTTGATACAGATAGCTTCCAATACTATGTAATTGAGGTAAACCCTCGGGTCAGTCGCTCTTCAGCTTTAGCGTCTAAAGCTACAGGGTATCCAATTGCGAAGTTGGCTGCAAAAATTGCAGTTGGTTTAACGCTTGATGAAATCGTAAATCCAGTTACGAAGAAAACATATGCGTGTTTTGAACCAGCGCTTGACTATGTTGTGTCTAAAATCCCGCGTTGGCCTTTTGACAAGTTCGAATCGGCGAATCGCTCTCTAGGTACGCAAATGAAGGCAACGGGAGAAGTTATGGCGATTGGACGTAATTTGGAAGAATCCCTGTTAAAAGCAGTACGCTCACTTGAACTAGGTGTCTATCATCTAGAAATGGAACACCTAAAGGCATTAGATAAAGAAACGATGGAGAAGCGAATTGCTAAAGCAGATGATGAGAGATTGTTTGTTGTGGCGGAAGCGTTACGACAAGGTGTTACAAAAGAGGAGATCAATGCTTGGAGTAAAATGGACTTCTTCTTCTTGCAAAAAATTGAGAACATCATTCGCATGGAACAACGCTTGGCTGAAAACAAAGGTTGCATGGAGACGTTGGAAGCTGCGAAGAAAATGGGCTTCAGCGATCGATACATTTCCCAAGCCTGGGACATGAGCGAGCTAGAAATCTATGAAACACGTAAATTAGAACAAATTGTACCTGTATATAAAATGGTAGATACGTGTGCGGCAGAATTCGAATCAGCGACGCCATACTACTACAGTACGTATGAAGAAGAAAATGAATCCATCGTGACAAATCGCAAAAGCGTTATCGTATTAGGTTCGGGCCCAATTCGAATTGGGCAAGGTATTGAGTTTGATTACGCAACAGTGCATTCTGTTTGGGCGATTAAAGAAGCAGGATATGAAGCAATTATTATCAACAACAACCCTGAAACGGTTTCTACAGATTTTAGTATCTCTGATAAGCTTTACTTCGAGCCTCTGACAATAGAAGATGTTATGCATATTATCGACCTTGAAAATCCAGAAGGTGTTATTGTTCAATTCGGTGGACAAACGGCAATCAACTTGGCTGCTCATCTAGAAGCGCGCGGAGTCAAGATTTTAGGAACGTCTTTAGAAGATCTAGATCGTGCTGAAGATCGTGACAAATTTGAAGCAACTCTGACTGCACTTGGTGTTCCGCAGCCGGTTGGTAAAACAGCAACAACTGTGGAAGAAGCGGTCATCATTGCAGATAGCATCGGCTATCCGGTGCTGGTAAGACCTTCTTATGTACTAGGTGGGCGTGCAATGGAAATTGTATATCATGAAAACGAATTGCTGCATTATATGAAAAATGCCGTAAAGGTCCATGCTGAGCATCCAGTGTTGATTGACCGCTACATGGTGGGAAAAGAAATTGAGGTAGATGCGATTTCGGACGGTAAAGATGTATATATCCCAGGCATTATGGAGCACATCGAGCGCGCAGGTGTTCATTCAGGAGATTCCATTGCTGTGTATCCTACCCAAAGCCTATCGCAAACAATCAAAAACAAAATCGTTGAACACACGATCTCATTAGCAAAAGGTCTAAAAATTGTCGGACTGCTAAATATCCAGTTCGTTGTGTACAAAGATGATGTATATGTACTAGAGGTAAATCCTCGCTCAAGCCGTACAGTTCCATTCTTGAGTAAAATTACAGGTGTACCAATGGCAAATCTTGCGACTAAGGTTATACTTGGAGCGACACTGGAGGGCTTGGGATACAGCACAGGCTACCACCCGGAGTGCAAAGAAGTATATGTGAAAGCACCGGTATTCTCCTTCGCGAAGCTTCGCTCTGTGGATACAACATTAGGACCGGAAATGAAGTCCACAGGTGAAGTAATGGGTAAAGACTTAACACTTGAAAAAGCGTTGTATAAAGGTCTTGTCGCATCAGGCATTAATATTCCGACACACGGATCTGTCATTGTTACAGTTGCTGACAAGGACAAGGAAGAAGCTATAGAAATCGCAAGAAGATTCCATGAAATCGGATATAACATTTTAGCGACAGATGGCACTGCAAAGCTGTTAATGCAAAATGGCGTTCCAGTACAAATCGTAAATAAAATCGATTCTGAGGATTATAATTTGCTGGATATCATTCGTCAAGGCAAAGCACAATTTGTAATTAACACATTGACGAAAGGCAAACAACCAGCACGTGACGGCTTCCGCATCCGACGTGAATCTGTAGAAAACGGAGTGGCTTGCTTAACTTCATTAGATACAACAAAGGCAATCTTACGAGTGCTGGAGTCCATGACATTCTCAGCGGTGGAAATGAAAGAAATTCCACGCCATGAGGTGGTCTACTCATGA